The following proteins come from a genomic window of Methanothermobacter sp.:
- the sucD gene encoding succinate--CoA ligase subunit alpha: MIILDENTKCLVQGITGKQGSFHTRQMLEYGTKIVAGVTPGKGGQELLGVKIYNSIEEAKEETDVNASIIFVPAPFAKDAAYEAIKHLDLVVIITEHIPVHDSMQIMEYAKRMKTTIIGPNTPGIITPGIGKLGIMPGHIFQEGDIGIVSRSGTLTYEFAYQITSAGMGQSTCIGIGGDPIIGLTFTDVLKKFEEDKDTKAMLMIGEIGGDAEERAAEYIKEHISKPVMAFIAGRTAPPGKRMGHAGAIIERGAGTAESKIKALEKADVQVAEKPSDIPEMLKEL, translated from the coding sequence ATGATAATTTTAGATGAAAATACCAAATGCCTCGTGCAAGGCATAACAGGGAAACAAGGATCATTCCACACCCGCCAAATGCTAGAGTACGGTACAAAGATCGTGGCCGGTGTAACACCTGGCAAAGGAGGCCAGGAACTCCTAGGAGTTAAAATATACAATTCAATAGAAGAAGCCAAAGAAGAAACAGATGTAAACGCATCCATAATATTCGTACCAGCACCCTTCGCAAAAGACGCGGCTTATGAGGCCATAAAACACCTAGACCTCGTCGTTATAATAACAGAACACATACCAGTCCATGATTCAATGCAAATCATGGAATATGCCAAAAGAATGAAAACAACAATCATAGGCCCCAATACGCCAGGTATAATCACGCCAGGAATAGGAAAATTGGGTATAATGCCCGGACACATCTTCCAAGAAGGTGACATTGGCATAGTTTCAAGAAGTGGAACATTAACCTATGAATTCGCCTACCAAATCACAAGCGCCGGCATGGGCCAAAGCACATGTATAGGTATTGGAGGCGACCCAATAATCGGCCTAACCTTCACCGATGTCCTTAAAAAGTTTGAAGAGGACAAGGACACAAAGGCAATGCTCATGATAGGAGAAATCGGCGGTGACGCAGAGGAAAGAGCGGCAGAATACATAAAAGAGCACATATCAAAGCCTGTAATGGCATTCATAGCAGGTAGAACAGCCCCACCAGGAAAAAGGATGGGACACGCCGGCGCGATCATAGAAAGGGGCGCTGGAACAGCTGAAAGCAAAATAAAGGCCCTTGAAAAAGCGGACGTACAAGTAGCTGAAAAGCCATCAGACATCCCAGAAATGCTAAAAGAACTATAA
- a CDS encoding SBBP repeat-containing protein, giving the protein MTKPIAFQDDENIPVEYTIEGDTYSFKVGDYNKNKELIIDPKLDHSTYIGGGNLDYAWDIYVDEFECAYITGSTLNLNTGSLDVYLAKFDQNGNLIYYTMIWNPGDDYALGVVADNIGNAYIVGETRSTESDAFIQKFNHEGNRIDWKMFGGSNYDEATGVALDSQGNIYVTGTTNSADFPVTADAYQKTIGGQDAFIIKLHPTNGIKYATYLGGTGIDEGQGIEVDYLGNIYVTGITSSQNFPVTWNAYNNSISGLNDAFLTIFRNFILSNLTVTPTNGTTPLTIQANATIQNIGETSGEYTATLYINGQPVNSTLVYVPSGESRTISLNYTLKKAKEYNVTIGDLPPVKVKVVEPARLEISDLKVSPVQGVEPLNVIVSAKITNYGGVADNYTARLYVNGEKKDEKEVTVDPYTSRDVSFNIQLLKGEYQIGIDDLPPVNVTVTEPDKFVLSNFTVTLDSGIAPLEITAAFNLTNTDTQKRDYTAILYVNGIIFDNKKVTVDPMTTIRIEIKALITNPGIYNVTVNSMTPCIVNVLENPNIRISNVTIKPENGTAPLKVNVNVTLTNTGNLAGDYTITLYKENIAWETRTVNIPGGGRVTLSMDKTLEEPGTYILRVNEEPPVTIEVYEPPLLIADYSIQPQSGAAPLTIQALMNVTNPYDKIRSYVARLYIDGLLVQEKSNNINPRGTWEVKMEAMLTAGSHNVRINDLPMVIVNVGKPAEFTLSNLTVTPTSGTAPLNVTATAKITNKGDIAGDYTATFYVDGVAVSTKTINVAAGSTSTIIFEHTLNEIGNHLVGISYLPPVNVKVLKPPVFILTNFTVTPKSGVAPLNVNASALIMNIEEGGGDYTAKLYVQGVPVAKRIINIAGNSNTIVTLNYTITQRGNYTICIGNSTPLNVNVFKPATFETSNLRVTPTSGMAPLNITVTANIINTGDLPGECAARLKINGQVIEEKSLMVQPGETRTVTFNRLLSKGTYDVTVNNLNPVTVLVNDLITYNEILEASKIIADYIAKTGKLPSKVTVNNKNITLDDYLYAAVLTTINLNNNKKTSVITKDYKPPTSPLKTTARGKLTKTGYLQAAQNIKKYMETYKRSPNYISTTIGKVNYHNIIYAYARIINFYKINRKLPSYVKI; this is encoded by the coding sequence ATGACAAAACCAATAGCATTCCAAGATGATGAAAATATCCCAGTAGAATACACAATTGAAGGTGACACATACAGCTTCAAAGTTGGTGATTACAATAAAAACAAAGAACTTATAATAGACCCAAAATTAGATCATTCAACCTATATTGGTGGCGGAAACCTAGATTATGCATGGGACATTTACGTTGACGAGTTCGAATGTGCATACATCACAGGATCAACCCTAAATTTAAACACAGGATCACTGGATGTTTACTTGGCAAAGTTCGACCAAAATGGGAATCTAATCTACTATACGATGATATGGAATCCAGGTGATGACTACGCCCTTGGAGTGGTCGCTGATAACATTGGAAACGCATACATAGTCGGTGAAACAAGATCCACAGAGAGTGACGCTTTCATACAAAAATTCAATCACGAAGGAAACCGAATAGACTGGAAAATGTTCGGTGGATCAAACTATGATGAAGCTACTGGGGTCGCACTAGACAGCCAAGGTAACATATATGTTACAGGGACAACTAATTCAGCCGATTTCCCAGTAACAGCTGACGCATACCAGAAAACAATAGGAGGACAAGACGCTTTCATAATAAAACTCCATCCAACCAATGGTATAAAATATGCAACCTACCTTGGTGGCACGGGAATCGATGAGGGCCAAGGTATAGAAGTTGACTATCTGGGCAACATATACGTCACAGGGATTACAAGCTCACAGAATTTCCCAGTAACATGGAACGCGTACAACAATAGTATTTCAGGGTTAAACGATGCATTCCTAACCATATTTAGAAATTTCATACTAAGCAACCTTACAGTAACACCGACCAATGGTACAACACCATTAACAATACAAGCCAATGCCACAATCCAAAATATTGGGGAGACAAGCGGCGAATACACCGCAACCCTTTATATAAATGGTCAACCGGTTAACAGTACCCTAGTATATGTTCCCAGTGGGGAATCAAGGACGATAAGTTTAAATTACACTCTTAAAAAGGCCAAAGAGTATAATGTTACCATAGGAGATCTTCCCCCAGTCAAGGTAAAAGTCGTGGAACCTGCAAGGCTAGAAATCAGCGACTTAAAGGTAAGCCCAGTCCAAGGTGTTGAACCATTAAATGTAATAGTATCCGCGAAGATAACAAATTATGGTGGAGTTGCGGACAATTATACTGCAAGATTATACGTTAATGGTGAAAAAAAGGATGAAAAGGAGGTAACAGTAGATCCCTACACTTCGAGGGATGTGTCTTTTAACATCCAATTACTCAAGGGAGAATATCAAATCGGCATTGATGATCTCCCACCAGTAAATGTCACAGTTACAGAACCTGACAAGTTTGTTTTAAGCAATTTCACAGTAACCCTTGATTCTGGTATAGCACCACTTGAAATCACAGCAGCTTTCAACCTGACAAACACTGACACGCAAAAAAGGGATTACACAGCCATACTATACGTTAATGGCATTATATTCGACAACAAAAAAGTCACAGTGGATCCCATGACAACCATTAGAATAGAAATAAAAGCCTTAATCACAAATCCGGGAATCTACAATGTTACAGTGAATAGTATGACACCATGCATAGTTAATGTGCTTGAAAACCCAAATATAAGGATTTCCAATGTGACAATAAAACCAGAGAATGGTACAGCACCCCTAAAAGTAAATGTTAATGTTACACTCACAAACACAGGTAACTTGGCGGGCGATTACACCATAACACTTTACAAGGAGAATATAGCATGGGAGACACGCACAGTAAACATACCAGGAGGCGGGAGAGTCACACTATCCATGGATAAAACATTAGAAGAACCCGGAACTTATATTCTGCGGGTGAATGAAGAACCACCAGTAACAATTGAAGTCTATGAGCCACCACTACTTATAGCAGACTACAGTATACAACCCCAAAGTGGCGCGGCCCCATTAACCATACAAGCATTAATGAACGTCACAAACCCCTATGATAAGATAAGATCATACGTAGCGAGACTCTATATTGACGGTCTACTAGTACAAGAAAAATCCAATAATATAAACCCTAGAGGAACCTGGGAAGTTAAAATGGAAGCCATGCTAACAGCAGGTTCACATAATGTGAGAATAAATGACCTTCCAATGGTAATAGTCAATGTTGGGAAACCTGCAGAATTCACACTATCAAATCTCACAGTAACACCAACCAGTGGAACAGCACCCCTCAATGTAACAGCAACAGCTAAAATAACTAATAAAGGGGACATAGCAGGAGATTATACCGCAACATTTTATGTTGATGGTGTGGCGGTCTCAACAAAGACAATAAATGTTGCAGCTGGAAGTACGAGCACAATAATCTTTGAACATACGCTCAACGAGATAGGTAATCATCTTGTGGGTATATCATACCTACCACCAGTAAATGTTAAAGTTCTAAAACCTCCAGTGTTCATATTGACCAATTTCACTGTCACTCCAAAAAGTGGAGTTGCTCCATTAAATGTAAATGCAAGTGCCTTAATCATGAACATAGAGGAAGGTGGCGGTGATTACACCGCAAAATTATATGTCCAAGGAGTTCCAGTGGCCAAAAGGATCATTAACATAGCAGGAAATTCTAATACAATAGTAACACTAAATTATACTATAACACAAAGGGGCAACTATACCATCTGTATAGGAAATTCAACGCCTTTAAATGTTAATGTATTTAAACCAGCGACGTTTGAAACTTCAAATCTTAGAGTGACACCAACAAGCGGCATGGCACCATTAAACATAACAGTAACTGCTAATATCATCAATACCGGCGACTTGCCAGGAGAATGCGCAGCAAGACTTAAAATAAACGGTCAAGTAATCGAAGAGAAAAGCTTAATGGTTCAACCTGGAGAAACAAGAACAGTAACATTTAATAGGCTGCTGTCTAAGGGAACTTATGACGTGACAGTAAACAATTTAAACCCGGTAACTGTTCTCGTCAATGATTTAATAACATATAATGAAATCCTTGAAGCTTCAAAAATAATAGCAGATTATATAGCTAAAACAGGCAAACTACCCTCCAAGGTTACGGTAAACAATAAAAATATTACCTTAGATGATTACTTGTATGCGGCGGTACTCACGACAATAAACTTAAACAACAACAAGAAAACTAGTGTAATAACAAAAGATTATAAACCACCAACCAGTCCATTAAAGACCACTGCGAGGGGTAAACTTACAAAAACTGGATACCTACAAGCGGCCCAGAACATCAAAAAATACATGGAAACCTACAAGCGTTCACCAAATTATATCAGTACAACAATTGGGAAAGTAAACTATCACAACATTATCTATGCCTACGCCCGAATAATAAACTTTTACAAAATCAACAGAAAACTGCCAAGTTACGTGAAAATATAA
- a CDS encoding TIGR00267 family protein: protein MGLREFIHEYLTMSRYIALGTLDGILAVMGVTLTASGVAGIGGVEIENYLIGLTGLSGGIALAMSNAFGSFIGERAEETRTMRELEKKMIMEKGSLNDTIIHQQAKRRIYMSMFTHGFSSFLGAFVPTIPFFFIKDRITATILTILLSMIALIILGIYLGIISRENIFKTSIEIVAIGLMITFISIFLGGSH from the coding sequence ATGGGGTTGAGGGAATTCATCCATGAATATCTTACCATGAGCAGATACATCGCACTAGGAACCCTCGATGGAATACTAGCTGTTATGGGTGTTACATTAACCGCCAGTGGAGTTGCAGGCATAGGCGGCGTTGAAATAGAAAATTATCTTATCGGTCTCACAGGATTAAGTGGGGGTATAGCCCTTGCAATGTCCAATGCCTTCGGTTCATTCATCGGTGAAAGAGCCGAAGAAACCCGTACAATGAGAGAACTTGAAAAAAAGATGATAATGGAAAAAGGCAGCCTAAACGACACGATAATACACCAACAAGCCAAAAGAAGGATATACATGAGCATGTTCACCCATGGATTCTCAAGTTTTCTCGGCGCATTCGTACCCACCATACCATTCTTCTTCATAAAAGATAGGATAACAGCCACAATACTCACAATACTACTATCCATGATAGCACTAATTATACTTGGAATCTACCTCGGGATAATATCAAGAGAAAACATCTTCAAAACTAGTATAGAGATCGTAGCCATAGGCCTCATGATAACTTTTATAAGCATATTCCTTGGAGGTTCACACTAA
- the aroD gene encoding type I 3-dehydroquinate dehydratase — protein MTLICAPIIEKNMEQIPEIATEYIERGADILELRIDAIENPSKAKIRELASNIQYPFIATNRSPDEGGLFKGSEKERIELIIAASEEAEYVDIELQTKKEELEKIIELPVKKIISYHNFHETPTLERLSRIVIEEKKIGDIAKIAVMPKTIKDTLTILELSSREDDLIAISMGELGKYTRIITPLFGSPITYATGGKPSAPGQLEIEKTRLILEELKPQGV, from the coding sequence TTGACTTTGATATGCGCGCCAATAATCGAAAAAAACATGGAACAAATACCCGAAATCGCCACTGAATATATTGAAAGGGGTGCTGACATACTAGAACTTCGAATAGACGCCATAGAAAACCCTTCCAAGGCCAAGATCAGGGAACTTGCAAGTAACATCCAATATCCCTTCATAGCCACCAACAGATCTCCAGATGAAGGTGGACTTTTTAAAGGTTCGGAGAAAGAGAGGATAGAATTAATAATCGCGGCTTCAGAAGAAGCAGAATATGTTGACATAGAATTACAGACCAAAAAAGAAGAACTTGAAAAAATCATAGAACTTCCAGTAAAGAAAATCATATCCTATCACAATTTCCATGAGACCCCTACCCTAGAAAGATTATCAAGGATCGTAATAGAGGAAAAAAAGATAGGGGATATAGCCAAGATAGCTGTGATGCCCAAGACAATAAAGGACACATTAACCATATTAGAATTATCATCTAGAGAGGATGATCTGATCGCAATATCAATGGGCGAGCTTGGAAAATATACTAGGATCATCACACCATTATTCGGATCACCCATAACATATGCAACTGGTGGAAAACCCTCAGCACCGGGCCAATTAGAGATCGAAAAAACTCGCCTAATACTCGAAGAACTAAAACCTCAAGGAGTGTAA
- the hmgA gene encoding hydroxymethylglutaryl-CoA reductase (NADPH), with protein MIEEEIIKGLEEGKIKLHEIEKYTSIEEAVKLRRLFIERITGTKLKHISNYSINMEEAQKRNIENPIGTIQIPLGIAGPIKIRGEHARGKFYIPLATSEGALVASVNRGCSAITEAGGATVRITGDKMTRAPVIRTESIEEALKVREWIRENFKRLKKAAESTTRHGKLIKIDPILIVGPYLYPRFVFTTGDSMGMNMVTIATEEAMKLLTKETGAHLIALSGNACVDKKPAALNLIEGRGKSLTAEVKIPAEIVERILKTTPRAIQEVNLAKNFAGSAISGSMGFNAHYANIIGAIFLATGQDEAHITEGSLGITIAEEINGDLYFSVTLPDVPLATVGGGTRLETASECLEIMGVRGSGKVHKFAEIVAGAVLAGELSLMGALAAGHLARAHIRLGRGS; from the coding sequence ATGATAGAAGAAGAGATAATAAAAGGACTAGAAGAAGGAAAAATAAAACTTCACGAAATCGAAAAATATACAAGCATAGAAGAAGCAGTAAAATTGAGAAGACTATTCATAGAAAGAATAACAGGAACAAAACTAAAACACATTTCCAATTATTCCATAAACATGGAAGAAGCCCAAAAAAGGAACATAGAAAATCCAATAGGCACAATACAAATACCATTAGGAATTGCCGGGCCCATCAAGATCCGCGGAGAACATGCAAGAGGCAAATTTTATATTCCACTCGCAACATCAGAAGGAGCCCTTGTAGCATCAGTAAACAGAGGATGCTCAGCTATAACAGAAGCAGGGGGCGCCACAGTAAGGATAACAGGGGACAAGATGACAAGAGCCCCAGTAATCAGAACAGAATCAATAGAAGAAGCACTAAAAGTCAGAGAATGGATCCGAGAAAATTTCAAACGGTTAAAAAAAGCTGCAGAGTCAACAACACGCCACGGAAAACTGATAAAAATAGACCCAATATTAATAGTAGGTCCCTACCTCTACCCAAGGTTCGTTTTCACAACAGGAGACAGCATGGGAATGAACATGGTAACAATAGCCACAGAAGAAGCCATGAAACTCCTAACCAAGGAAACAGGAGCTCACCTCATCGCCTTAAGTGGAAACGCATGCGTAGATAAAAAACCAGCAGCCCTAAACCTTATAGAAGGCAGGGGAAAAAGTCTCACAGCAGAAGTGAAAATCCCAGCCGAGATAGTGGAAAGAATACTTAAAACAACACCAAGGGCGATACAAGAAGTCAACCTCGCGAAAAATTTCGCAGGATCAGCCATATCAGGGAGCATGGGATTCAACGCACACTATGCAAATATAATAGGGGCTATATTTTTGGCCACAGGACAAGACGAAGCACACATTACCGAAGGAAGCCTAGGCATCACAATAGCTGAAGAAATCAACGGAGATTTATACTTTTCAGTCACACTACCTGATGTTCCACTAGCCACTGTAGGTGGAGGCACAAGACTAGAAACCGCATCAGAATGCCTTGAGATAATGGGAGTCAGAGGATCTGGGAAAGTCCACAAGTTCGCTGAGATAGTCGCCGGGGCCGTTTTAGCAGGAGAATTGTCACTTATGGGCGCATTAGCGGCGGGACACCTTGCAAGGGCACATATAAGATTAGGTAGAGGATCCTAA
- a CDS encoding TatD family hydrolase, whose translation MDIKITDNHIHVDHVNGEGPVKVAEKFHRAGGKRMIIPNKPTWTIQKPSNFKEAMNLVIKYAEIINSQTKVEAYPIVGVHPAELSRLIESGTPIKEAEALVKEGLEYAQRLVSDGKAIGIGEVGRPHYPVEESEWEAHNRILLYTLELAREVDCPVQLHTESSTPRQFKEFSKMAEKAGMKKYKVIKHFSGPYVSEDENYGLTPSLIASRDVIKKGLEKGDSFLMETDYLDDLGRPGAVLGPKTVPRRTREFIQKGFMDLEDAYKIHEENIEKVYGLV comes from the coding sequence ATGGACATCAAAATAACAGACAATCATATCCATGTTGATCACGTCAATGGTGAAGGGCCTGTGAAAGTGGCTGAAAAGTTCCACAGAGCAGGTGGCAAAAGGATGATAATACCCAATAAGCCCACTTGGACCATCCAGAAGCCATCAAATTTTAAGGAGGCCATGAATCTCGTCATAAAGTATGCGGAGATAATAAACTCTCAAACTAAAGTAGAAGCATATCCCATAGTAGGAGTGCACCCGGCAGAACTTTCAAGGCTCATAGAATCCGGCACGCCAATCAAAGAAGCTGAAGCACTCGTCAAAGAAGGGCTTGAATACGCCCAGAGGCTAGTATCGGATGGAAAAGCTATAGGTATTGGCGAAGTTGGAAGGCCACATTATCCTGTAGAAGAAAGTGAATGGGAAGCCCACAACAGGATACTTTTATATACATTGGAACTTGCAAGGGAAGTGGATTGTCCAGTGCAACTTCATACCGAAAGTTCAACCCCTAGACAGTTCAAAGAATTTTCCAAGATGGCTGAAAAGGCTGGTATGAAAAAGTATAAGGTTATAAAACATTTTTCAGGCCCTTATGTCAGTGAGGATGAAAATTATGGGCTCACACCATCTTTGATAGCTTCACGTGACGTTATAAAAAAAGGCTTGGAGAAGGGTGACAGTTTCCTTATGGAGACCGACTATTTGGATGATCTGGGCAGGCCTGGAGCAGTACTAGGTCCTAAGACCGTTCCAAGGCGTACGAGGGAATTTATCCAGAAGGGTTTTATGGATTTAGAGGATGCTTATAAAATCCATGAGGAGAACATAGAAAAGGTTTATGGTTTAGTGTGA
- a CDS encoding S24/S26 family peptidase, which produces MKKSYILILLLLVVAIGTGLYIHENKTVNIIIETDGTTVTVKTSTLFFTPTPPGMEEEIADYMESVIDDPESTVDSIKADVKNIALRYGYSVVNVQLRSQFGVDQLPMPAKVKGNSMYPTLKDGQQLIVLKTKDFKVGDIVVAKHPEYGLIVKRVGKIEGDMVYLISDNKNVERVYTGTSIVIMVPLNTWVHRSDIIGVVKEVM; this is translated from the coding sequence ATGAAAAAATCATATATTCTAATACTATTATTATTGGTTGTTGCAATTGGAACTGGTCTATACATCCATGAGAATAAGACAGTGAACATAATCATAGAAACTGATGGTACTACTGTCACTGTTAAAACTTCCACGTTATTTTTTACTCCAACACCACCTGGCATGGAAGAGGAGATCGCAGATTACATGGAAAGTGTCATAGATGACCCTGAAAGCACAGTAGATTCCATAAAAGCTGACGTGAAAAATATAGCCTTAAGATATGGTTACAGTGTGGTTAATGTCCAGTTAAGGTCACAGTTCGGCGTCGACCAACTACCCATGCCAGCCAAGGTCAAAGGGAACTCAATGTATCCGACTTTAAAGGATGGTCAACAATTAATAGTCCTAAAGACGAAAGATTTCAAAGTCGGGGATATCGTAGTGGCAAAACACCCGGAATATGGTTTGATTGTGAAAAGGGTGGGAAAAATAGAAGGGGACATGGTATATCTCATAAGTGACAATAAAAATGTTGAAAGAGTCTATACAGGAACTTCCATTGTAATTATGGTACCATTGAACACATGGGTTCATAGGTCAGATATAATAGGGGTTGTGAAAGAGGTTATGTAA
- a CDS encoding VWA domain-containing protein, which yields MKNLIFPFTAIVGQEKVKKALILNAINPSIGGVLIRGDKGTGKTTAVRALADLLPSIKTVKGCPFNCNPDDKESLCQLCKSKDNIEVEEKKMRVVELPLGSTEDRVVGSLDIKKALKEGIKALEPGILAEANRNILYVDEINLLDDHLVDVLLDAAAYGINYVEREGISISHPSRFILVGTMNPAEGELRPQLADRIGLHINVETIQDIKERVKIMARREEFEEDPEAFRRKFQEKQEKLLERILNARKLLPQVKIDERLLELIARICVNVGVDGHRADIAILKASKTIAAYNGRTRVLPEDLEEAVELVLGERIPERSYARQDVKRQIQKAKTEMEQESSEAVEGEATGGENPPPDEKGYGGESKQPSLGSADLKMTPNPSERTIQEEEEVDIDIKNILKFKGKKNRRLYGSRVESKTEKGKYVKSKMLKGKSKDIAIDATLRAAALKSEDHIKVEPEDLREKIRKHGARASIALVVDISGSMFTDQKAAKIKNILNKIIQDAQRHKDKLSVIGFKGRKAEIIIPTTKRAQSFQQKVDNIRVGGTTPMAHGIKKGLEILKEEKKKEEYVPVMLILSDGMPNVGIEGRPIQDVMELGRELNKNEIHTVVINFERKFQQGRNINMELAMLSGGRYYDLDKLEDPSLAIPKIMDYERNQF from the coding sequence GTGAAGAATTTGATTTTCCCATTCACGGCAATAGTAGGACAAGAAAAAGTGAAAAAGGCCCTAATATTAAATGCAATAAACCCATCCATTGGTGGGGTTCTGATAAGGGGCGATAAAGGTACAGGTAAGACAACAGCAGTCAGGGCACTGGCAGACCTACTACCATCAATAAAGACTGTCAAAGGATGCCCATTCAACTGCAACCCAGATGACAAGGAGTCACTCTGTCAACTCTGCAAGTCAAAGGATAATATTGAAGTTGAAGAGAAAAAGATGAGAGTCGTTGAACTACCATTAGGTTCAACCGAAGACAGGGTAGTTGGGTCATTAGACATAAAAAAAGCTCTCAAGGAGGGTATAAAAGCCCTAGAACCAGGTATACTAGCAGAAGCCAACCGTAACATACTCTACGTTGATGAAATAAACCTCTTAGACGATCACCTCGTAGACGTGCTACTAGACGCGGCAGCCTATGGGATCAACTATGTTGAAAGAGAAGGCATCTCAATATCACACCCATCCAGATTCATACTAGTAGGTACAATGAACCCAGCAGAAGGAGAACTAAGACCACAACTAGCAGACCGTATAGGCCTACACATTAATGTAGAGACCATCCAAGACATCAAAGAAAGAGTGAAGATCATGGCACGCAGAGAAGAATTCGAGGAAGACCCAGAGGCCTTCAGAAGAAAATTCCAAGAAAAACAAGAAAAACTATTAGAGAGGATACTCAACGCAAGGAAACTACTACCTCAAGTTAAAATAGATGAAAGACTTTTAGAACTCATAGCAAGAATATGCGTTAACGTGGGCGTGGACGGTCACAGAGCAGATATAGCTATCCTTAAAGCTTCAAAGACCATAGCAGCATACAATGGCAGAACAAGGGTCTTGCCAGAAGACCTGGAAGAGGCTGTTGAACTAGTCCTAGGAGAAAGAATACCCGAAAGATCATACGCCCGCCAGGACGTGAAAAGGCAAATACAAAAAGCAAAAACAGAAATGGAACAAGAATCTAGTGAAGCGGTTGAGGGCGAGGCCACGGGGGGTGAGAACCCCCCGCCGGATGAAAAGGGATATGGTGGTGAAAGCAAACAACCCAGCCTAGGCTCAGCAGACTTGAAAATGACACCCAACCCAAGTGAGAGGACAATACAAGAAGAAGAAGAAGTTGACATAGACATCAAAAACATCCTAAAGTTTAAAGGCAAAAAGAACAGGAGACTCTACGGAAGCAGAGTAGAATCAAAGACAGAAAAAGGAAAATACGTGAAAAGCAAGATGTTAAAGGGAAAATCAAAGGACATAGCAATAGACGCAACCCTAAGAGCCGCAGCCCTCAAATCAGAAGACCATATAAAAGTAGAACCTGAAGATCTCCGAGAAAAGATCAGAAAACATGGTGCAAGGGCCAGCATAGCACTGGTAGTAGATATAAGCGGGTCAATGTTCACAGACCAGAAAGCAGCTAAGATAAAAAACATACTAAACAAGATAATACAAGACGCACAACGCCACAAAGACAAACTAAGCGTAATAGGATTCAAAGGAAGAAAAGCAGAAATAATAATACCCACAACCAAGAGAGCCCAGTCATTCCAACAAAAAGTAGACAATATCAGAGTAGGTGGCACAACACCAATGGCCCACGGAATAAAAAAAGGACTCGAAATACTTAAAGAAGAAAAGAAAAAAGAAGAATACGTGCCAGTGATGCTAATATTAAGCGATGGCATGCCAAACGTCGGTATCGAGGGCAGGCCAATCCAGGACGTCATGGAACTTGGAAGAGAACTTAACAAAAATGAAATACACACAGTAGTTATAAACTTTGAGAGAAAATTCCAACAAGGCCGCAACATAAACATGGAACTTGCAATGCTATCAGGTGGAAGATACTACGACCTAGACAAATTAGAAGACCCATCACTCGCAATACCAAAGATAATGGACTACGAAAGAAACCAATTCTAA
- a CDS encoding DUF116 domain-containing protein, protein MMVDIYQLFGQLIILVLMGILLLLLLSLFLGRILLKSDRLIFPRLLLVTVDLFYGPFKRFASILGIDESIVDQIGVEVRNKVNEERFNNIKAEDKLLILPHCLRHPKCEAPLEPSGLQCKNCKKCIISILKKKAEEIGYRVFIIPGSTFLKKIVKENKFKSVLGVACYQDLNMAMMKLSKFAPQGVPLLKDGCYKTKVDISMVLEKMGIKKPKRIRLECGADHKWTSK, encoded by the coding sequence ATGATGGTAGACATTTATCAATTATTTGGCCAGCTCATCATCCTTGTGTTAATGGGCATTCTATTATTGCTCTTGTTGAGCTTGTTCCTTGGGAGGATATTATTAAAGAGTGATCGTCTAATATTTCCCAGACTACTCCTTGTAACAGTAGACTTGTTCTATGGGCCTTTTAAACGGTTTGCGAGCATCCTAGGAATTGATGAGAGTATAGTGGATCAGATAGGGGTTGAAGTTAGGAACAAGGTTAACGAGGAAAGATTCAATAATATAAAAGCAGAGGATAAGCTCTTGATACTCCCACATTGTCTAAGGCACCCAAAGTGTGAAGCACCATTAGAACCTTCAGGTTTACAATGCAAAAATTGTAAAAAGTGCATAATCAGCATATTAAAGAAGAAGGCGGAGGAAATAGGCTACCGCGTATTCATAATACCAGGTTCCACATTCCTTAAAAAGATAGTGAAAGAGAACAAATTCAAGTCGGTGCTTGGCGTCGCTTGCTACCAGGACCTGAACATGGCCATGATGAAATTATCCAAATTCGCACCCCAAGGCGTGCCACTCCTTAAGGACGGATGCTACAAGACCAAAGTGGATATCAGCATGGTATTAGAGAAGATGGGGATAAAAAAACCGAAGAGAATCCGCCTAGAATGTGGGGCTGATCATAAATGGACATCAAAATAA